One window of the Sparus aurata chromosome 17, fSpaAur1.1, whole genome shotgun sequence genome contains the following:
- the apoa2 gene encoding apolipoprotein A-II isoform X2, translated as MHAKYALALILALQVSVSLCEIPDPPQELVDKYNEYKGTFYKRLLNLLSQAQTASGPMVEQASQDGRGQAVREYAETLQAKPEFQAFVKVATALGEEASPLVDKARLKLLGAYQAYLRPYVGEWLADTITEAKVYLDKVMPAE; from the exons ATGCATGCGAAGTATGCCCTGGCACTGATCCTCGCTCTGCAGG TCTCCGTGAGCCTGTGTGAGATTCCTGATCCACCTCAGGAGCTTGTTGACAAATACAATGAGTACAAAGGTACCTTCTACAAGAGGCTGCTGAACCTTCTCAGCCAGGCGCAGACCGCCTCTGGTCCCATGGTGGAGCAGGCCAGCCAAGATGGCCGTGGACAGGCCGTCAGAGAATACGCCGAGACTCTGCAGGCCAAGCCCGAGTTCCAAGCCTTCGTCAAGGTTGCCAC TGCCCTGGGTGAGGAGGCATCTCCCCTGGTTGACAAGGCCCGCTTAAAATTGCTGGGCGCATACCAAGCTTACCTCCGCCCCTACGTTGGCGAGTGGTTGGCTGACACCATCACCGAGGCCAAGGTATACCTGGACAAAGTCATGCCCGCCGAGTAA
- the apoa2 gene encoding apolipoprotein A-II isoform X1 has product MKKMHAKYALALILALQVSVSLCEIPDPPQELVDKYNEYKGTFYKRLLNLLSQAQTASGPMVEQASQDGRGQAVREYAETLQAKPEFQAFVKVATALGEEASPLVDKARLKLLGAYQAYLRPYVGEWLADTITEAKVYLDKVMPAE; this is encoded by the exons ATGAAAA AGATGCATGCGAAGTATGCCCTGGCACTGATCCTCGCTCTGCAGG TCTCCGTGAGCCTGTGTGAGATTCCTGATCCACCTCAGGAGCTTGTTGACAAATACAATGAGTACAAAGGTACCTTCTACAAGAGGCTGCTGAACCTTCTCAGCCAGGCGCAGACCGCCTCTGGTCCCATGGTGGAGCAGGCCAGCCAAGATGGCCGTGGACAGGCCGTCAGAGAATACGCCGAGACTCTGCAGGCCAAGCCCGAGTTCCAAGCCTTCGTCAAGGTTGCCAC TGCCCTGGGTGAGGAGGCATCTCCCCTGGTTGACAAGGCCCGCTTAAAATTGCTGGGCGCATACCAAGCTTACCTCCGCCCCTACGTTGGCGAGTGGTTGGCTGACACCATCACCGAGGCCAAGGTATACCTGGACAAAGTCATGCCCGCCGAGTAA
- the apoc2 gene encoding apolipoprotein C-II yields the protein MNKLLVITVLVGLLALSADSFRMPRQVEEEEGTISKITGTIRSYYDSAVNTATEYIESIKGLKLEEKAKNLYADTTEVASTYAGIMQDQLYHIFSSQ from the exons ATGAATAAGCTGCTGGTCATTACTGTGCTGGTTGGGCTCCTCGCTCTCA GCGCTGACAGCTTCCGCATGCCGAGGcaggttgaggaggaggaggggaccATCTCCAAGATCACAGGTACCATCAGGTCCTACTACGACAGCGCCGTCAACACTGCTACTGAATACATAGAAAGCATCAAGGGCctgaagctggaggagaaggcAAA GAATCTTTACGCTGATACCACCGAAGTAGCGAGCACCTACGCTGGCATTATGCAGGACCAGCTTTATCACATCTTTTCCTCCCAGTAA
- the LOC115567805 gene encoding trypsinogen-like protein 3 gives TTAITHHQICRRTQQKQRHNMNLLLLVIALGLAGASPLGDYKVCRPHSRPWQVLLHGGGVACSGALINEWWIVTSFACAPRPYSTIASLGEHDITVEEGTEQHIDVADVIIHGPYHSSRSPIHSLTMVRLASPARFNQFVQPIPLASRCAQPGESCSVSGWGSTIPNHYEPDQHLKCITVPIVDDQTCMNTFPMYLFWSPYMICAGQANSTDNCLHDRGSVMVCDGQLQGVQWFAHGCSDPADPSVHSKLCLYNNWIKSVMDTYRPPLDTTPTATTM, from the exons ACAACAGCCATCACACACCATCAAATCTGCAgaagaacacaacagaaacagcgacacaacatgaatcttCTCCTTCTGGTTATTGCTTTGGGGCTCGCAG GAGCATCACCCCTGGGGGACTACAAGGTGTGCCGGCCTCACTCCAGACCCTGGCAGGTGCTTCTGCATGGTGGAGGAGTGGCCTGCAGCGGAGCTCTCATTAACGAATGGTGGATAGTGACCTCCTTTGCATGTGCACCCAG ACCCTACAGCACCATTGCATCTCTTGGGGAGCACGACATTACTGTGGAGGAGGGCACAGAGCAGCACATCGATGTTGCCGATGTAATCATTCACGGCCCGTACCACTCATCCCGCTCACCCATCCACAGCCTCACCATGGTCCGTCTGGCCTCACCCGCCCGCTTCAACCAGTTCGTCCAGCCCATCCCTCTGGCCAGTCGCTGTGCACAGCCTGGAGAGAGCTGCTCCGTCAGCGGCTGGGGATCCACCATCCCAAATCACT ATGAGCCTGATCAGCACCTGAAGTGTATAACTGTGCCCATTGTGGATGACCAGACCTGCATGAACACATTCCCTATGTACCTGTTCTGGAGCCCGTACATGATCTGCGCTGGTCAAGCAAACAGCACAGATAACTGCCTG CATGACCGTGGCAGCGTGATGGTGTGCGATGGACAGCTGCAGGGTGTGCAGTGGTTCGCGCATGGCTGCAGCGACCCAGCTGATCCCAGCGTGCACTCTAAGCTGTGCCTGTACAATAACTGGATCAAGAGTGTGATGGACACCTACAGACCCCCTCTTGATACAACTCCGACAGCGACGACAATGTGA